One uncultured Hyphomonas sp. genomic region harbors:
- a CDS encoding FAD-dependent oxidoreductase, which translates to MTDRKILKTQCCIAGGGPAGVMLGYLLARQGVQVIVLEKHADFFRDFRGDTVHPSTLQAMSEMNLLESYLEKPFQKTDRLSVVIDEKEIPIADFRHLPVVAPYIAMMPQWEFLNHLAEQGRALPGFTLLMSTRAERVAETNGRVTALEAEGPDGPMTIEADLVVGADGRDSVLRDQSSLPIKDIGAPVDVYWFRLPRQTGGTESLGRINSDGMLVMINRGDYWQCALPFPKGADVHIRAEGLQAFRDRIARLAPILADAVDELSSWDDVKLLTVQVNRLETWWKPGLLFIGDAAHAMSPVGGVGVNLAVQDAIAAARILGAPLREGRLSDQDLAAVQKRREWPARTTQAAQVMAHRKVLVPALSHDSKVHVPFALHLFQWVPPLRRLPARAVGMGVRPEHWDTQLDRLADAA; encoded by the coding sequence ATGACTGACCGGAAAATCCTGAAAACACAGTGTTGCATCGCCGGGGGCGGCCCGGCGGGAGTCATGTTGGGGTACCTGCTCGCGCGTCAGGGTGTGCAGGTTATTGTGCTGGAAAAGCACGCAGATTTCTTCCGGGATTTCCGGGGCGATACGGTTCATCCGTCCACGCTGCAGGCGATGAGCGAGATGAATTTGCTGGAGAGCTATCTTGAGAAACCGTTCCAGAAAACAGACCGGCTGAGTGTCGTCATTGATGAAAAGGAAATTCCGATTGCGGACTTTCGCCACCTGCCGGTCGTCGCGCCCTATATCGCGATGATGCCGCAATGGGAGTTCCTGAACCATCTTGCCGAACAGGGCCGGGCCCTTCCGGGCTTCACATTGCTCATGTCGACCAGGGCAGAGCGGGTTGCCGAAACGAACGGCCGCGTCACGGCGCTGGAAGCAGAAGGCCCGGACGGGCCGATGACCATCGAGGCCGATCTGGTTGTCGGGGCTGACGGGCGGGATTCGGTCCTGAGAGACCAAAGCAGCCTGCCCATAAAGGACATCGGCGCACCGGTGGATGTCTACTGGTTCCGGCTGCCCCGGCAGACGGGCGGGACGGAGTCGCTCGGCCGGATCAATTCCGATGGCATGCTGGTGATGATCAATCGCGGCGACTACTGGCAGTGCGCCCTGCCTTTCCCGAAAGGGGCGGACGTACATATCCGGGCAGAAGGCCTGCAGGCCTTCCGTGACCGGATCGCGCGTCTGGCGCCCATACTGGCCGATGCTGTTGATGAGCTGAGCAGCTGGGACGATGTCAAACTGCTGACCGTTCAGGTGAACAGGCTGGAAACCTGGTGGAAGCCCGGCCTCCTGTTCATCGGAGATGCCGCGCACGCCATGTCACCGGTCGGCGGGGTGGGCGTGAACCTCGCGGTTCAGGATGCCATTGCGGCGGCGCGGATACTTGGCGCGCCTTTGCGGGAAGGTCGGTTGTCGGATCAGGATCTCGCCGCAGTACAGAAGCGCCGCGAATGGCCGGCGCGGACGACACAGGCCGCGCAGGTCATGGCGCACCGCAAGGTTCTGGTTCCGGCGCTCTCGCATGACAGCAAGGTGCATGTGCCGTTTGCGCTTCACCTGTTCCAGTGGGTGCCGCCCTTGCGCCGCCTGCCGGCCCGCGCGGTTGGCATGGGGGTGCGGCCCGAACACTGGGACACGCAGCTCGACCGGCTCGCGGATGCGGCCTGA
- a CDS encoding M20/M25/M40 family metallo-hydrolase, with protein MIRAILASASAGMILMACTPAPETDAAATDVAADTSTISPENPISTENMSETVKVLASDEFMGRAPGTEGETKTVAYLIERFKDLGLEPGGRDGKWTDPVTLKHSVVNDIRTLNVSQGDTVIPLRQGLDINISSPNPREDIAIEDVPIVFVGFGASAPERDWDDYGDMDLTGKVALFLVNDPDFGVEEDDPVAGVFGGRRMTYYGRWAYKYEEAARRGAVAAFVIHETKPAGYGWNVAASSPGENYAVASKGPAKPALDLRGWLHEDMARQWLTEAGYDLDELKVAARKRDFEAFTLDDLRFNADLGLSVETVESQNVLGKITGTERPDETVMVSGHWDAYGIGIPDAQGRVVRPGANDDALGLAGIMEIARNMEARPAPERTVVFAAWTGEESGLLGSEAYAQNPIYPLETTVANLTLDILQTAGPAKDVIQVGEGQSELEEMMAAAAAKQGRTVSPEGLPENGLFYRADHFSLARRGVPVLLIMGIAGGPDLVEGGREAGIEWVAGYIANRYHNQNDAWDPDWDLRGAAQDVELFLDLTEDLANSTTWPDLKPTSEFKGLRDESADARE; from the coding sequence ATGATCAGAGCGATTTTGGCATCCGCAAGCGCAGGCATGATATTGATGGCCTGCACACCGGCCCCTGAGACAGACGCAGCGGCGACAGACGTAGCGGCGGACACCTCCACGATCAGCCCTGAAAACCCGATCAGCACTGAAAACATGTCCGAGACGGTCAAGGTGCTCGCTTCCGACGAATTCATGGGCCGCGCGCCCGGCACCGAGGGCGAGACGAAGACCGTCGCCTACCTGATCGAACGCTTTAAGGACCTCGGCCTTGAACCTGGCGGACGGGACGGCAAATGGACCGATCCGGTGACCCTGAAGCACTCCGTCGTGAATGATATTCGCACACTGAATGTCAGCCAGGGCGACACCGTGATCCCTCTCAGGCAGGGCCTGGACATCAATATCAGCTCCCCCAATCCGCGCGAAGACATCGCCATTGAGGATGTGCCGATCGTGTTCGTGGGCTTTGGCGCCAGCGCGCCGGAACGTGACTGGGACGATTATGGCGACATGGACCTCACTGGGAAGGTCGCCCTCTTCCTCGTGAACGACCCGGATTTCGGTGTCGAGGAAGATGACCCGGTCGCCGGCGTCTTCGGCGGCCGCCGGATGACCTATTATGGCCGCTGGGCCTATAAATATGAGGAGGCCGCCCGCCGCGGCGCGGTCGCCGCCTTCGTCATCCACGAAACAAAACCCGCCGGCTATGGCTGGAATGTTGCCGCCTCGTCTCCGGGCGAGAACTATGCCGTTGCCAGCAAGGGCCCGGCTAAACCGGCGCTCGATCTGCGCGGCTGGCTGCATGAGGACATGGCCCGGCAATGGCTGACCGAGGCCGGATACGACCTCGACGAACTGAAAGTTGCCGCCCGCAAGCGCGACTTCGAGGCCTTCACCCTGGATGACCTGCGCTTCAATGCAGATCTCGGCCTGTCTGTGGAAACAGTCGAAAGCCAGAATGTGCTCGGCAAGATCACCGGCACCGAGCGGCCCGACGAAACCGTCATGGTGTCCGGCCACTGGGATGCCTATGGCATCGGCATTCCGGATGCGCAGGGCCGCGTCGTCAGACCCGGCGCGAACGATGATGCACTCGGCCTTGCCGGGATCATGGAAATTGCCCGCAACATGGAGGCGCGTCCTGCGCCGGAACGCACGGTCGTGTTCGCTGCCTGGACGGGCGAAGAGAGCGGCCTGCTCGGCTCGGAAGCCTATGCGCAGAACCCGATCTATCCGCTGGAAACAACCGTCGCCAATCTGACGCTGGACATCCTGCAAACGGCGGGTCCGGCAAAGGACGTCATCCAGGTCGGCGAAGGCCAGAGCGAGCTTGAGGAAATGATGGCCGCCGCAGCGGCAAAACAGGGCCGCACGGTGTCTCCCGAAGGCTTGCCGGAGAATGGCCTGTTCTACCGGGCAGACCATTTCTCGCTCGCCCGCCGCGGCGTGCCGGTACTGCTGATCATGGGAATCGCCGGCGGACCGGACCTTGTGGAGGGCGGCCGGGAAGCCGGGATCGAATGGGTCGCGGGCTATATTGCCAACCGCTACCACAACCAGAACGACGCCTGGGATCCGGACTGGGACCTGCGCGGCGCCGCGCAGGATGTGGAACTGTTCCTGGACCTCACCGAAGACCTGGCGAACTCCACCACCTGGCCGGACCTGAAGCCGACATCGGAGTTCAAGGGTCTGCGCGACGAGAGCGCCGACGCACGGGAGTAA
- a CDS encoding HPr family phosphocarrier protein gives MTEARQSVTIVNRKGLHARASAKLSKLASEYQATVIVSHDGQTADARSIMDLLMLVAAQGCEVELAANGPDAAEAVTAIASLIADGFGERGESDVLY, from the coding sequence GTGACCGAAGCCCGCCAAAGCGTGACCATCGTCAACCGCAAGGGCCTGCACGCGCGCGCGTCTGCCAAACTCTCCAAACTGGCCAGCGAATACCAGGCCACGGTGATCGTCAGCCATGACGGCCAGACAGCCGACGCCCGCTCGATCATGGACCTGCTGATGCTGGTCGCCGCGCAGGGCTGCGAAGTGGAACTCGCCGCCAATGGCCCGGACGCGGCTGAAGCCGTCACCGCCATCGCCAGCCTGATCGCCGACGGTTTCGGCGAACGCGGCGAGAGCGACGTGTTATACTGA
- a CDS encoding PTS sugar transporter subunit IIA — protein sequence MIGIVVVSHGKLSKELVAATEHVVGEQMRFKSISIEAEDDIEARREQIRDTAKACDVGLGVIILTDMFGGTPSNLAMSIMSSGNIEVISGVNLPMLIKLAEVRDELPLAEAAQTAADAGRRYINIASELLAKSN from the coding sequence ATGATCGGCATCGTCGTCGTCAGCCACGGCAAACTCTCGAAGGAACTGGTCGCTGCGACGGAACACGTCGTAGGTGAACAGATGCGATTCAAGTCGATTTCCATCGAGGCAGAAGACGATATCGAGGCCCGGCGCGAACAGATCCGCGACACGGCCAAGGCCTGTGACGTCGGCCTGGGGGTCATTATCCTCACTGACATGTTCGGCGGCACGCCGTCGAACCTTGCCATGTCGATCATGAGTTCCGGCAATATCGAGGTCATCTCGGGCGTAAACCTGCCGATGCTGATCAAGCTGGCTGAAGTACGCGACGAACTGCCACTTGCCGAAGCTGCCCAGACCGCTGCAGATGCGGGCCGTCGCTATATCAACATCGCCTCCGAACTCCTCGCAAAATCCAATTGA
- the dapB gene encoding 4-hydroxy-tetrahydrodipicolinate reductase, which yields MTDQISDSFAVAIAGVAGRMGRQLAAVSHRHGLTVAGGTEVAGSPHLDTDIGELAGIPNLGVKPSSDPVIAAAKADVWFDFTRPAATIAALEALKHTPVRVAIIGTTGFSPTEEKALEAAAGDLAIVKSGSFALGIKLLESLIRRAAASLGPDWDIEVLETHHNKKVDAPSGTALMLGEAAAEGRGAALDDLRTGPYDGPDAAREPGKIGFSVRRMGGVIGEHSVSFGSDTEIVTLSHTSLDRAMFAEGAMKAAFWALNQKPGLYSMDDVLGLSGNGA from the coding sequence ATGACAGACCAGATTTCCGATTCCTTCGCCGTTGCCATTGCAGGCGTCGCCGGCCGCATGGGCCGCCAGCTGGCCGCGGTGTCCCATCGCCACGGGCTGACGGTTGCGGGCGGAACAGAGGTCGCCGGATCGCCTCACCTGGACACCGACATCGGGGAGCTGGCCGGTATCCCGAACCTCGGCGTGAAGCCGTCATCCGACCCGGTCATCGCGGCTGCCAAGGCGGATGTCTGGTTCGACTTCACCCGCCCTGCCGCCACGATTGCGGCGCTGGAAGCGCTGAAACACACGCCCGTACGTGTTGCAATCATTGGCACAACCGGCTTTTCGCCGACTGAGGAAAAAGCGCTGGAAGCGGCTGCGGGAGACCTTGCCATCGTCAAGTCAGGCAGCTTCGCGCTGGGCATCAAACTGCTGGAAAGCCTGATCCGCCGCGCGGCCGCCAGCCTCGGCCCGGACTGGGACATCGAAGTGCTGGAAACCCATCACAACAAGAAAGTGGATGCTCCGTCCGGCACCGCGCTGATGCTGGGCGAAGCAGCAGCCGAAGGCCGCGGCGCCGCGCTGGATGACCTGCGCACCGGGCCTTATGACGGCCCCGACGCAGCCCGCGAACCGGGCAAGATCGGCTTCTCCGTCCGCCGCATGGGCGGCGTGATCGGCGAGCATTCCGTCAGCTTCGGCTCCGACACGGAAATCGTGACGCTGAGCCACACATCGCTGGACCGCGCGATGTTTGCTGAAGGCGCAATGAAAGCAGCGTTCTGGGCGCTTAACCAGAAGCCCGGCCTCTACAGCATGGACGATGTGCTGGGGCTTTCAGGCAACGGCGCCTGA
- a CDS encoding S-(hydroxymethyl)glutathione dehydrogenase/class III alcohol dehydrogenase, with translation MKTRAAVAFEAKKPLEIVELDLEGPKAGEVLVEIMATGICHTDAYTLDGLDSEGIFPSVLGHEGAGIVREVGAGVTSVKPGDHVIPLYTPECRQCKSCLSGKTNLCTAIRATQGKGLMPDGTSRFSYKGQTIFHYMGCSTFSNFTVLPEIAVAKIRTDAPFDKACYVGCGVTTGVGAVTNTAKVQVGDNVVVFGLGGIGLNVLQGAKMAGADKIIGVDINDSKKEWGEKFGMTHFVNPKNTKDVVAHLVELTDGGADYSFDCTGNTDVMRQALECCHRGWGTSIIIGVAEAGKEISTRPFQLVTGRNWRGTAFGGAKGRTDVPKIVDWYMNGKIQIDPMITHVMKLDKINDAFDLMHAGESIRSVVVY, from the coding sequence ATGAAAACCCGCGCCGCTGTCGCCTTCGAAGCCAAGAAACCGCTCGAAATCGTCGAACTCGATCTCGAAGGCCCGAAGGCCGGCGAAGTGCTGGTCGAGATCATGGCCACCGGTATCTGCCACACGGATGCCTACACGCTGGACGGGCTCGACTCTGAAGGCATCTTCCCGAGCGTCCTCGGCCATGAAGGCGCGGGCATCGTGCGCGAGGTCGGCGCAGGCGTTACCAGCGTGAAGCCGGGCGACCATGTCATCCCGCTGTACACGCCGGAATGCCGCCAGTGCAAAAGCTGCCTGTCGGGCAAGACGAACCTCTGCACGGCGATCCGCGCCACGCAGGGCAAGGGCCTGATGCCGGACGGCACCAGCCGCTTCTCCTACAAGGGGCAGACGATCTTCCATTACATGGGCTGCTCGACCTTCTCGAACTTCACCGTCCTGCCGGAAATCGCGGTCGCGAAAATCCGCACCGACGCGCCTTTCGACAAGGCCTGCTATGTCGGCTGCGGCGTGACGACCGGCGTCGGCGCCGTCACCAACACGGCCAAGGTTCAGGTCGGCGACAATGTCGTCGTCTTCGGCCTCGGCGGCATTGGCCTCAACGTGCTGCAGGGCGCGAAGATGGCAGGGGCCGACAAGATCATCGGCGTCGATATCAACGACTCCAAGAAGGAGTGGGGCGAAAAATTCGGCATGACGCATTTCGTCAATCCGAAGAACACCAAGGACGTCGTCGCCCACCTCGTGGAGCTGACCGATGGCGGGGCGGATTATTCCTTCGACTGTACCGGCAACACGGATGTGATGCGCCAGGCGCTGGAATGCTGCCATCGCGGCTGGGGCACCTCGATCATCATCGGCGTGGCCGAGGCGGGCAAGGAAATCAGCACACGGCCGTTCCAGCTGGTGACGGGCCGCAACTGGCGCGGCACGGCCTTCGGCGGCGCCAAGGGCCGTACGGATGTGCCGAAGATTGTCGACTGGTACATGAACGGCAAGATCCAGATCGACCCGATGATCACGCACGTCATGAAGCTCGACAAGATCAACGACGCCTTTGACCTGATGCATGCAGGCGAGAGCATCCGCAGCGTGGTGGTTTACTGA
- a CDS encoding thioredoxin family protein produces MRGLGARRYLGAAALGLALLSAGASAQAENATEAKLYLSETYNETADPAADVQQAIQEADGRRILLEVGGEWCVWCKILDKYLEDNADVREAFGESFMIVKVNFSREHPNTEFLGAFPKAEGYPHFYVLDADGSFLASQGTAELEEGKGYNRARMLEFAEHWRKG; encoded by the coding sequence ATGCGGGGCCTCGGCGCGCGTCGTTATCTTGGCGCGGCGGCGCTGGGGCTGGCTTTGCTCTCGGCAGGGGCCTCTGCGCAGGCGGAAAATGCGACGGAAGCAAAGCTATACCTGTCGGAGACCTATAACGAGACCGCCGACCCGGCGGCGGATGTCCAGCAGGCGATCCAGGAGGCCGACGGCCGCCGGATCCTGCTGGAGGTCGGCGGGGAATGGTGCGTCTGGTGCAAGATCCTCGACAAGTATCTGGAAGACAATGCCGATGTCCGCGAGGCGTTCGGCGAGAGCTTCATGATCGTGAAGGTCAATTTCAGCCGCGAGCATCCGAACACGGAATTCCTGGGTGCCTTTCCGAAAGCCGAAGGCTACCCGCATTTCTATGTGCTGGACGCCGATGGCAGCTTCCTCGCCTCGCAGGGGACGGCAGAGCTGGAAGAGGGCAAAGGCTACAATCGCGCCCGCATGCTGGAATTTGCAGAACACTGGCGCAAAGGCTGA
- a CDS encoding DUF1993 domain-containing protein produces the protein MGIVKRNLDIYRTRLVTLGNILGRAEAELFPDDPEKKALLTARLADDMLPLPNQVWFTCRQAELLLSKLNGTPMKEFESDKASFADLKALVAETISRIEAQADTKEDFAAGETVLEIPGFPTVSLSGQAYIDDWLTPNFYFHFVTAYDILRAEGLAIGKADYMSHLLPLLSGAAAS, from the coding sequence ATGGGCATCGTAAAGCGTAATCTCGATATCTACCGTACACGTCTGGTCACGCTGGGAAACATTCTCGGCCGGGCCGAGGCGGAGCTGTTTCCGGATGATCCGGAGAAGAAAGCGCTGCTGACGGCGCGGCTGGCCGACGACATGCTGCCGCTGCCGAACCAGGTCTGGTTCACCTGCCGGCAGGCGGAGCTGCTGCTGAGCAAGCTGAACGGCACGCCGATGAAGGAGTTCGAAAGCGATAAGGCAAGCTTTGCCGATTTGAAAGCCTTGGTCGCCGAAACGATCTCGCGGATCGAAGCGCAGGCCGACACGAAGGAAGACTTCGCCGCCGGTGAGACGGTGCTGGAGATCCCCGGCTTTCCGACGGTGTCGCTTTCCGGACAGGCCTATATCGACGATTGGCTGACGCCGAACTTCTATTTCCATTTCGTGACAGCCTACGACATCCTGCGCGCAGAGGGGCTGGCCATCGGCAAGGCCGATTATATGAGCCATCTTCTGCCGCTGCTGTCGGGCGCTGCTGCCAGCTGA
- a CDS encoding VOC family protein: MFSHVMVGTNDLAKAKTFYDATFKALGGREAITDPKGRLIYLHNGGTFLVTPPIDGKEATHANGGTIGFAVENPEQADAWHAAGAAAGGTPIEDPPGWREGGGMKLYLAYLRDPDGNKVCAMCRG, translated from the coding sequence ATGTTCAGTCACGTTATGGTCGGCACCAACGACCTTGCAAAAGCCAAGACGTTTTACGACGCCACGTTCAAGGCGCTGGGTGGCCGTGAGGCGATCACCGACCCGAAAGGCCGTCTGATCTATCTGCACAATGGCGGCACCTTCCTGGTGACCCCGCCGATCGACGGCAAAGAGGCCACGCACGCCAATGGCGGCACGATCGGCTTTGCGGTCGAGAATCCGGAACAGGCCGATGCCTGGCACGCGGCCGGCGCAGCGGCTGGCGGCACGCCGATCGAAGACCCGCCGGGCTGGCGCGAAGGCGGCGGCATGAAGCTGTACCTCGCTTATCTGCGCGATCCGGACGGCAACAAAGTCTGCGCGATGTGCCGCGGATAA
- a CDS encoding Rid family hydrolase, with product MKPMFRTGGLAALAAAMMTLGGCVIADVEGVDVTSTPEIEHFTGVAKAGMDLPFSKAVRVDNTIYLSGELGIDPATNELVPGGAGPETTQIFENIARTLGEFDADLSDVVKCQVFLGDMADFGEMNAAYAAALPSPKPTRSTFGANGLALGAALEIECMAIKQ from the coding sequence ATGAAACCCATGTTCAGGACGGGCGGCCTGGCCGCGCTGGCAGCTGCCATGATGACCCTTGGCGGCTGTGTGATTGCCGATGTCGAAGGCGTCGATGTGACCTCGACGCCGGAGATCGAACATTTCACCGGCGTGGCTAAGGCCGGCATGGACCTGCCTTTCTCCAAGGCTGTTCGCGTGGACAACACGATCTATCTGTCGGGTGAGCTGGGCATAGACCCGGCGACCAACGAACTGGTGCCAGGCGGCGCCGGGCCGGAAACGACGCAGATATTCGAGAATATCGCGCGCACGCTGGGCGAGTTCGATGCCGATCTGTCGGATGTCGTGAAGTGCCAGGTCTTCCTGGGCGACATGGCGGACTTCGGTGAAATGAACGCGGCCTATGCCGCGGCGCTGCCGAGCCCGAAACCGACCCGCTCCACCTTTGGCGCAAACGGGCTCGCCCTCGGCGCGGCGCTCGAGATCGAGTGTATGGCGATCAAGCAGTAA
- a CDS encoding rhodanese-like domain-containing protein, with translation MGFFDKLFGGGKPAIPQIDPAEANARLRKKQLVLIDVRTESEWQQVGIPKGARTVTLGDPRMVDTIYGLMKEDASAPVAVICRSGMRSGRAAKLLAGAGFTDVSNVRGGMMAWTAANLPVTPYRK, from the coding sequence ATGGGGTTCTTCGACAAGCTGTTCGGCGGCGGCAAGCCCGCCATTCCCCAGATTGACCCGGCAGAGGCAAACGCCCGCCTGCGCAAGAAGCAGCTGGTCCTCATTGATGTGCGCACCGAAAGCGAGTGGCAGCAGGTCGGCATCCCGAAAGGTGCCCGCACCGTCACCCTCGGCGACCCGCGCATGGTCGACACGATCTACGGCCTGATGAAGGAAGACGCCTCTGCGCCGGTGGCGGTGATCTGCCGCTCCGGCATGCGGTCCGGCCGGGCGGCGAAGCTGCTCGCCGGGGCGGGCTTTACCGATGTCAGCAATGTCCGCGGCGGCATGATGGCCTGGACGGCGGCGAACCTGCCGGTGACGCCCTACCGCAAATAG
- a CDS encoding glutathione S-transferase N-terminal domain-containing protein: protein MPAYTLYGAEVSYFTGKARAYLRWRGADFEEQIATQQVYRDIILPNVGWPVIPVMKMPDGTIVQDTADIIEQVEAAEHRQPPVLPATPLQRFVALLLQLYGDEWLTLPAMHYRWTYNEDWAYSEFGALSAPQLSRPEQYEIGKKNGQRFKGALPVLGVHPETIPGIERSYEAFLGEFSRHLEAHPFLLGERPCLADFSLIGPLYAHLYRDPKSGELMKLLAPSVAEWVERTHAGEAGTGELAADDTIPETLLPILQRQMREQLPALAATNELFAGWAADMSPGTSVPRAFGEIIVTIEDHAGPAAARSFPLWRLQAALDAYEAMDADARARADKLLSSIGGSALRSFELPARLSRKDCRLVLA from the coding sequence ATGCCAGCTTACACGCTCTACGGCGCCGAGGTCAGCTATTTCACCGGCAAGGCCCGCGCCTATCTGCGCTGGCGGGGGGCGGACTTCGAGGAACAGATCGCCACACAGCAGGTCTACCGCGACATCATCCTGCCGAATGTCGGCTGGCCCGTGATCCCGGTCATGAAGATGCCGGACGGCACCATCGTGCAGGACACCGCCGACATCATCGAGCAGGTCGAGGCTGCAGAGCACCGCCAGCCGCCTGTCCTGCCCGCGACGCCGCTGCAGCGTTTCGTGGCGCTGCTGCTGCAGCTCTATGGCGATGAATGGCTCACCCTGCCGGCCATGCACTATCGCTGGACCTATAATGAGGACTGGGCCTACTCCGAATTCGGCGCCCTCTCCGCGCCCCAGCTCAGCCGGCCGGAACAGTATGAAATCGGCAAGAAGAATGGCCAGCGCTTCAAGGGCGCCCTGCCCGTCCTGGGCGTCCATCCGGAAACCATTCCCGGCATCGAGCGAAGCTATGAGGCGTTTCTCGGCGAATTCTCCCGCCATCTGGAGGCGCACCCCTTCCTGCTGGGCGAGCGGCCCTGCCTCGCCGACTTCTCCCTGATCGGCCCGCTCTATGCCCACCTCTACCGCGACCCGAAATCCGGTGAACTGATGAAGCTGCTCGCCCCTTCCGTGGCCGAATGGGTGGAGCGGACCCATGCCGGGGAAGCCGGCACGGGCGAGCTCGCCGCCGATGACACGATCCCGGAAACCCTGCTGCCGATCCTGCAGCGCCAGATGCGCGAACAGCTGCCGGCGCTGGCGGCAACGAACGAATTGTTCGCTGGCTGGGCCGCTGACATGTCACCCGGCACGTCGGTGCCGCGGGCCTTTGGCGAGATCATCGTCACCATCGAAGACCATGCTGGCCCGGCGGCGGCGCGCAGCTTCCCGCTCTGGCGGCTGCAGGCGGCGCTGGATGCGTATGAGGCCATGGATGCCGATGCCAGGGCCCGCGCCGACAAGCTTCTGTCCTCGATTGGCGGCAGCGCGCTGCGGAGCTTCGAGCTGCCCGCCCGCCTCTCGCGGAAGGATTGCCGGCTCGTGCTCGCCTAA
- the fghA gene encoding S-formylglutathione hydrolase — protein MKTTEVSSWKSFGGNLSVYDHESEVLDCTMRFAVYTPPQAADGPVPVLWYLSGLTCSWANVMEKSGLQRAAAEHGIMVIAPDTSPRGEGVPDDDGYDLGQGAGFYLTATQAPWAKHFKMDQYITDELPKLVAAEIKNADMGKQGIFGHSMGGHGAITLHLKHPETYKTCSAFSPITSPAQVPWGQKAFEAYLGPVSVAWEQYDSTELVKERQSRARILVDTGTADTFLEKELKPEIFIDACTANGQALDYRMREGYGHDYYFIATFMDEHIAHHAAGLKG, from the coding sequence GTGAAAACAACTGAAGTCTCTTCCTGGAAATCCTTTGGCGGAAATCTTTCCGTGTACGATCATGAGTCGGAGGTGCTGGACTGCACGATGCGGTTTGCGGTCTATACGCCGCCGCAGGCGGCCGACGGGCCGGTGCCGGTGTTGTGGTATCTCTCCGGCCTGACCTGCAGCTGGGCGAATGTGATGGAGAAGTCCGGCCTGCAGCGCGCGGCGGCCGAGCATGGCATCATGGTGATCGCGCCGGACACCAGCCCGCGCGGCGAGGGCGTGCCGGATGATGACGGCTACGATCTCGGGCAGGGGGCGGGTTTCTACCTCACCGCCACTCAGGCGCCCTGGGCAAAGCACTTCAAGATGGACCAGTACATCACCGATGAGCTGCCGAAACTGGTCGCGGCAGAGATCAAAAATGCCGACATGGGAAAACAGGGGATCTTCGGCCACTCCATGGGCGGGCACGGGGCGATCACCCTGCACCTGAAGCATCCGGAGACTTACAAGACCTGTTCGGCTTTCAGCCCGATCACCAGCCCGGCGCAGGTGCCGTGGGGCCAGAAGGCGTTCGAGGCCTATCTCGGCCCGGTCTCGGTGGCGTGGGAGCAATACGACTCAACCGAACTTGTGAAGGAACGCCAGAGCCGCGCGCGCATTCTGGTCGACACCGGCACGGCAGACACGTTCCTGGAAAAGGAGCTGAAGCCGGAAATCTTCATCGATGCCTGCACGGCCAATGGCCAGGCGCTCGATTACCGGATGCGCGAAGGCTATGGCCACGACTACTACTTCATCGCCACCTTCATGGACGAACACATCGCCCACCACGCGGCAGGCCTGAAAGGCTGA